Proteins from one Bacteroides zhangwenhongii genomic window:
- a CDS encoding Crp/Fnr family transcriptional regulator, whose amino-acid sequence MRTFIEKLCDRYKVSETDVQSLLNCMEEVHFKKRDLIVREGTKNCNLYFIKTGIWRAYYHKDGVDTTIWFASDGEAAFSVWGYVDNAYSLINIEVMCDSVAYCISRTALNQLFASSIGLANLGLRLMDHQFLQQENWLISSGSPRAKERYLNLIKETPELLQYVPLKHIASYLWITPQSLSRIRADIARTGT is encoded by the coding sequence ATGAGAACATTCATTGAAAAACTTTGCGATAGATACAAGGTATCAGAAACCGATGTACAGTCTCTACTGAACTGTATGGAAGAGGTACATTTCAAAAAGAGAGATTTAATAGTACGCGAGGGGACAAAGAACTGTAATCTTTATTTTATCAAGACAGGAATATGGCGAGCCTATTATCATAAAGACGGAGTGGACACTACCATCTGGTTTGCTTCAGACGGAGAAGCTGCTTTCTCCGTCTGGGGGTATGTAGATAATGCCTACTCATTAATAAATATTGAGGTCATGTGTGACAGTGTGGCCTATTGTATTTCCCGAACAGCTCTGAATCAGTTATTCGCCTCATCCATCGGACTCGCTAATTTGGGGCTCCGCCTCATGGATCATCAGTTTCTTCAACAGGAAAACTGGCTTATCAGTTCGGGAAGCCCACGGGCTAAAGAACGCTATCTCAACCTTATCAAAGAGACTCCGGAATTATTGCAATATGTGCCTTTAAAACATATTGCGTCTTACTTGTGGATTACACCACAGTCACTCAGCAGAATACGGGCGGATATAGCACGTACGGGAACCTAA
- a CDS encoding HU family DNA-binding protein, whose protein sequence is MSLKYVIKKRTFGFDKTKTEKYVAQNVITNTLDFRNLCDEITKVGLVPSGAVKFVLDALIDTLNMNLNKGISVQLGDFGCFRPSLNCDSQDTAKDVDSDTIRRVKIIFTPGYKFKEMLNKVSVQKMIVAADGSMEPDEPVNPDKGDGEAPDPGE, encoded by the coding sequence ATGTCACTGAAATATGTTATTAAAAAAAGAACATTCGGTTTTGACAAGACTAAAACCGAAAAGTATGTAGCGCAGAATGTAATCACCAATACGTTGGATTTCAGAAATCTGTGTGATGAAATTACCAAAGTCGGATTAGTGCCCAGTGGAGCTGTCAAATTTGTGCTCGACGCGCTCATTGATACGCTGAATATGAACCTGAATAAAGGTATATCAGTCCAATTAGGTGATTTTGGCTGCTTTCGTCCCAGTCTGAATTGTGATAGTCAGGATACCGCCAAAGATGTGGATAGCGATACTATCCGAAGAGTGAAAATCATCTTTACCCCAGGATATAAATTTAAAGAGATGTTGAATAAAGTCAGTGTCCAAAAGATGATTGTCGCCGCTGATGGTTCTATGGAACCGGATGAACCGGTAAATCCGGACAAAGGGGATGGAGAAGCTCCCGATCCGGGAGAATAA
- a CDS encoding HU family DNA-binding protein has translation MSAIYDLFETPSPNKQEKQPLHARIVSKGTISKDEFLDRVHKFTGISRSLLTGAMESFSNEARDLLAEGWNVEIGNFGFLSTSLECPPVIDKKEIRSTSIKMKNIHLRASRSFKKEVSDKMRLQRGESPIRPKRNSISRETCLARLNKYLENHLFISRTDYSLLTGRNKKIAIQELNSFISDGVIRKEGVGKLSVYTSLNQSAFIEHH, from the coding sequence ATGAGTGCAATATATGATTTATTTGAAACTCCCAGTCCTAACAAACAGGAGAAACAACCGTTACATGCCCGCATTGTATCCAAAGGAACAATAAGTAAAGACGAATTTCTGGACCGTGTGCATAAATTCACAGGAATCAGCCGCAGCCTGCTGACAGGTGCAATGGAATCTTTTTCCAATGAAGCCAGAGATTTACTGGCGGAGGGCTGGAATGTAGAAATAGGAAATTTCGGTTTCCTATCCACATCGCTGGAATGCCCACCGGTAATAGATAAAAAAGAAATCCGCTCCACCTCTATTAAAATGAAAAATATCCATCTTCGCGCAAGCCGTTCATTCAAAAAGGAGGTCAGTGACAAAATGAGATTACAGCGTGGCGAATCACCGATCCGTCCCAAAAGGAACAGCATTAGCCGGGAAACCTGCCTTGCACGTCTCAACAAATATTTGGAGAATCATTTATTTATCAGCCGGACAGACTATTCCCTCTTAACCGGACGGAATAAGAAGATTGCTATCCAAGAATTAAATTCATTCATCAGCGATGGGGTTATCCGTAAAGAAGGAGTCGGAAAATTAAGCGTATACACAAGTCTAAACCAATCTGCATTCATTGAGCACCATTAA
- a CDS encoding PKD-like domain-containing protein: MKHITPLLLALLTCISCAEEEEKSPLPAAPVITLKEEVPIYKTKIGREITIAPIYENIDSETAFNWTIDGKNICTASTLTFSADEAGRYYILISATNAGGTTEKEIRIDVFQLDVPTISIADADKGFKVLQGSELTITPVVDSFLDTSYSWQINGQEVSTEPNYSFPTNELGEYDVRFSTHNEDGEDEISFKVEVCSPDQIDFNWTFLQDEYNMSSGRTIQIKPVDIKNAQDAIYTWSVNNKQVQSGASDSYLFTSDQEGEHTIKVEMKNSYILVTQTLKVNVCPPEGTYQRKINATSSASMNKVYEFLPAPGQFVNENYTVTTMAEACTYAEERINQTAYVSLGGFGGYIIVGFDHSIVNDGDYNIAVTGNAFDGSSEPGIVWVMQDENGDGLPNDTWYELRGSEYGKAETWQDYAVTYHKPTGIQLPTPWTDNHGQSGSIDYLGAFHRQDYYYPAWVKEKQYTLRGTRLKERNYDQSGNGTYWVNDSYEWGYADNFSAIDRLTDDDNYNAGPSDNHFKISHAVTFDGKDANLKYVDFIKVQVGVNSKSGWLGEISTEVFGIKDFNMLK, from the coding sequence ATGAAACACATTACACCTTTACTACTCGCCTTATTGACATGCATATCATGTGCGGAAGAAGAGGAGAAATCTCCTCTTCCTGCCGCTCCTGTCATTACCTTGAAAGAAGAAGTCCCCATCTATAAAACCAAAATCGGTCGGGAAATAACCATCGCTCCTATTTACGAAAACATCGATTCGGAAACGGCCTTTAATTGGACAATAGATGGAAAGAATATCTGTACCGCTTCCACCCTGACATTTTCAGCCGATGAAGCCGGAAGATATTATATCCTGATTTCCGCAACTAACGCCGGAGGAACAACAGAAAAAGAAATACGTATTGATGTTTTCCAACTTGATGTACCCACCATTTCTATAGCCGATGCAGACAAAGGTTTCAAAGTTCTTCAGGGATCCGAACTAACCATAACACCGGTAGTTGACTCTTTCCTAGATACTAGTTATTCTTGGCAAATAAATGGTCAGGAAGTTTCAACTGAACCAAATTATTCATTCCCTACAAATGAGCTTGGCGAATATGATGTTCGCTTCTCGACTCATAACGAAGATGGTGAAGATGAAATCTCCTTTAAAGTCGAAGTATGTTCACCGGATCAAATAGATTTCAATTGGACGTTTCTACAAGACGAATATAATATGTCATCAGGTAGAACGATTCAAATCAAGCCGGTAGATATAAAAAATGCACAAGATGCTATTTATACATGGTCTGTAAATAACAAACAAGTACAATCAGGAGCAAGCGATAGTTATTTGTTCACATCCGACCAAGAAGGAGAACATACAATTAAAGTAGAAATGAAAAATTCGTATATACTTGTCACGCAAACATTAAAAGTCAACGTTTGTCCGCCCGAGGGAACATACCAACGCAAGATAAATGCTACTAGTTCTGCTTCTATGAACAAAGTATATGAATTTTTACCCGCTCCCGGTCAGTTTGTTAATGAGAACTATACAGTAACTACCATGGCAGAAGCCTGTACCTATGCAGAAGAACGAATCAATCAGACTGCTTATGTCTCTTTAGGCGGATTCGGTGGATACATCATCGTTGGATTCGATCATAGTATCGTGAACGACGGAGATTACAACATCGCTGTTACTGGTAATGCTTTCGATGGTTCATCAGAACCCGGAATTGTATGGGTAATGCAGGACGAAAATGGTGATGGGTTACCCAATGACACTTGGTATGAATTGCGCGGATCCGAATATGGAAAAGCCGAAACCTGGCAGGACTATGCCGTCACCTATCATAAACCAACCGGTATTCAGCTTCCCACCCCATGGACAGACAATCATGGTCAAAGTGGGTCTATTGATTATTTGGGCGCTTTTCACCGGCAAGATTATTATTATCCCGCCTGGGTAAAGGAGAAACAATATACTTTGCGAGGTACTCGCCTGAAAGAGCGTAATTACGATCAATCCGGTAATGGTACTTATTGGGTAAATGATAGTTATGAATGGGGATATGCTGATAATTTCAGCGCCATTGATCGTCTGACAGATGATGACAACTATAATGCCGGACCGTCTGACAATCATTTCAAGATATCCCATGCTGTAACTTTCGACGGTAAGGATGCAAACCTGAAGTACGTTGATTTTATCAAAGTACAAGTGGGTGTTAATAGTAAAAGCGGTTGGTTGGGTGAAATATCCACTGAAGTTTTTGGAATAAAGGATTTCAACATGCTCAAATAA
- a CDS encoding MATE family efflux transporter: MKDSINFGSMNISTLFRKLLIPTVLGMVFSALFVITDGIFVGKGIGSDALAAVNITAPLFMIAAGIGLMFGVGASVVASIHLSQGKRKVASINITQAIAFSALLILILSALCLYFIEPLARLLGSSDRLLPLAVEYMAWYLPFLVFYEVLNIGMFCIRLDGSPTYAMMCNAVAAILNIILDYIFIFEFGWGMMGAAFATSLGTVVGGLMTLIYLLRFSRTLHLCQIKLSIKSLLLTLRNIGYMIKLGSSAFISEASIACMMFLGNYVFIRHLGEDGVAAFSIACYFFPIIFMVYNAIAQSAQPIISYNFGAGLPERVRKTLHLAIRTALICGISFFILTVLCCQDIVSLFIDRSYAAFDIAVNGLPYFGIGFIFFAVNMIGIGYYQSVERGQRATIITLLRGVVFMLIGFFALPPVLGTPGIWLAVPLAELLTTFYIFGIYLKDRFIVCRR; the protein is encoded by the coding sequence ATGAAAGATAGTATTAATTTCGGCAGTATGAACATCTCCACGTTGTTCCGTAAGTTACTAATTCCTACGGTACTTGGGATGGTATTCTCGGCTCTGTTCGTTATTACGGACGGTATATTTGTAGGAAAAGGTATTGGCAGTGACGCACTGGCAGCAGTAAATATCACTGCACCGCTTTTTATGATTGCAGCGGGTATCGGACTGATGTTCGGAGTGGGAGCTTCGGTGGTGGCTTCCATTCATTTATCTCAGGGAAAACGCAAAGTAGCAAGTATTAATATCACTCAGGCAATTGCTTTTTCCGCATTGCTCATACTTATCCTGTCTGCTCTGTGTCTTTATTTTATAGAGCCATTGGCCAGATTATTGGGTAGTTCGGACCGATTGTTGCCGTTAGCCGTAGAATATATGGCATGGTATCTTCCTTTTCTCGTATTCTACGAAGTATTAAATATAGGAATGTTCTGCATCCGCCTGGATGGTTCGCCCACCTATGCCATGATGTGTAATGCAGTTGCAGCCATACTCAATATCATACTGGATTATATATTCATCTTCGAATTTGGTTGGGGAATGATGGGAGCAGCTTTTGCCACCAGTCTGGGAACTGTTGTGGGAGGGTTGATGACACTGATTTACCTCCTCCGTTTCTCTCGTACCCTCCATCTATGCCAAATAAAGTTAAGTATCAAAAGCCTGTTACTGACTCTTCGCAACATCGGTTATATGATTAAACTGGGAAGTTCTGCTTTTATCAGTGAAGCCTCCATTGCCTGTATGATGTTTCTGGGGAACTACGTTTTCATCCGCCATCTCGGTGAAGACGGAGTAGCTGCATTTAGTATTGCCTGTTACTTCTTCCCTATCATCTTCATGGTCTATAATGCCATTGCACAATCCGCACAACCCATTATCAGCTATAACTTCGGAGCCGGACTGCCCGAGCGTGTACGAAAGACACTGCATCTCGCCATTCGGACCGCTTTAATCTGCGGTATCAGCTTTTTCATTCTTACCGTACTATGCTGCCAGGACATTGTTTCGCTATTCATTGACCGCAGCTACGCTGCATTCGATATAGCAGTAAACGGGCTTCCTTATTTCGGAATAGGATTCATATTCTTTGCCGTCAACATGATTGGCATTGGTTATTATCAAAGCGTTGAAAGAGGTCAGCGGGCAACAATTATCACTCTTCTCCGGGGAGTAGTGTTTATGCTGATCGGATTCTTTGCGCTCCCTCCGGTATTGGGTACACCGGGTATCTGGCTAGCCGTACCATTGGCAGAGTTATTAACTACTTTCTATATTTTCGGAATTTATTTGAAAGATCGTTTCATTGTTTGCCGACGATAA
- a CDS encoding DUF4248 domain-containing protein — MELSIEEEEKPFIFKSYTKKELACMYSPSITPRCAIRIFTKWIKMNKELFRLLTETGYHPRTRTFTPRQVRIITNILDIP; from the coding sequence ATGGAATTATCAATCGAAGAAGAAGAAAAACCGTTCATTTTCAAATCCTATACAAAAAAGGAATTAGCCTGTATGTACAGTCCAAGCATCACCCCACGTTGTGCCATACGTATATTCACCAAATGGATTAAAATGAACAAAGAGTTATTCCGTTTATTGACAGAAACCGGCTACCATCCGCGAACACGCACATTCACTCCCCGACAAGTCAGAATTATCACCAATATTCTGGACATTCCTTAG
- a CDS encoding PL29 family lyase N-terminal domain-containing protein → MKKVLFLLLTVITVCSCYNDDDLWDKVNDLDGRVETLETTVKGMNSDITILQNLVDALNQGKVITNTEQTSEGYTLTFNDGSKVSIKNGTNGTDAPVIGIKADEDGTYYWTITTNGVTDWLPDADNKLKVTGTTPIMGVDDDGYWTVNTGDGAQPINGADGKPIKAKGEDGDSFFKSVTVNNNYVLVTLADGTSFTLPKGETYTFDIANRDYTLFSSNETRTYLLTTANIDDATLIAIPQGWTAVLNDKDLKITAPAVSGDDVKDGELKILVTPSKAFGKVIKMQLRAVHEARFLTFEDADYKGDANIVGKTNWSSLIDNPQYNGPLLYPTTSTLYQWNDKNNTFLASELPNGWGDYKYWGGGHAISNYVETDMANGDYLHQLGVYYQDPITGFGGHNGSKNFCVHYGYKDDSGFTDGAKLPSIYFSDNQARVVDHMYVMWNTYLANCIFNGNSLTEPVGPDGYVKIIAIGFDAAGKEITNHLEFFIANARGNIQEWTYWDLSSLGKVSKIEFNMAGDSDNGYGFSQPAYFCYDDVAVRF, encoded by the coding sequence ATGAAGAAAGTTCTATTTTTACTGCTCACTGTCATTACAGTATGCAGTTGTTACAATGATGATGATCTTTGGGATAAAGTCAATGATCTCGACGGACGAGTAGAAACACTGGAAACGACCGTCAAGGGAATGAACTCTGACATTACTATTTTACAGAATCTGGTAGACGCGCTAAATCAAGGGAAAGTAATTACAAATACAGAACAAACCTCTGAAGGTTATACATTGACTTTCAATGATGGTAGCAAAGTGTCCATAAAGAATGGAACAAATGGCACAGATGCTCCTGTCATTGGAATAAAAGCAGATGAAGACGGAACATATTACTGGACAATTACCACTAATGGGGTTACAGACTGGCTTCCGGATGCAGACAACAAATTAAAAGTAACGGGTACAACCCCAATCATGGGAGTTGACGACGATGGGTACTGGACGGTTAATACAGGTGACGGAGCCCAACCAATAAATGGGGCAGACGGTAAACCTATAAAAGCAAAAGGGGAAGATGGAGATTCTTTCTTCAAATCCGTTACAGTCAATAACAACTATGTATTAGTTACTCTTGCAGATGGAACATCGTTCACATTACCCAAAGGGGAAACATATACATTTGACATTGCCAATAGAGATTATACCTTGTTCTCGTCTAATGAAACAAGGACGTATCTGCTTACAACCGCCAATATAGACGATGCAACATTAATTGCTATTCCGCAAGGATGGACAGCGGTTCTTAATGATAAAGATTTAAAAATCACAGCTCCAGCAGTTTCAGGTGATGATGTCAAGGATGGTGAACTTAAAATACTTGTTACACCATCCAAAGCCTTTGGAAAAGTGATAAAAATGCAATTAAGAGCAGTTCATGAAGCGCGCTTTTTAACATTTGAAGACGCCGATTACAAAGGTGATGCTAATATAGTAGGAAAAACAAACTGGTCTTCATTAATTGATAATCCCCAATATAACGGTCCTCTACTTTATCCTACGACAAGTACTCTCTATCAATGGAATGACAAAAACAACACTTTCCTAGCTTCCGAACTTCCTAATGGATGGGGTGACTATAAATATTGGGGTGGTGGACATGCCATATCAAACTACGTAGAAACAGATATGGCCAACGGAGATTATCTACATCAACTTGGTGTCTATTACCAAGATCCAATAACTGGTTTTGGCGGTCATAATGGCTCTAAAAATTTCTGTGTACACTATGGATATAAGGATGATTCCGGATTTACTGATGGTGCAAAATTACCATCCATTTATTTTTCCGATAACCAAGCACGTGTAGTAGATCATATGTATGTCATGTGGAATACTTATTTAGCTAACTGTATTTTTAACGGTAACAGCCTGACTGAGCCTGTCGGTCCGGATGGTTATGTAAAGATAATCGCCATCGGTTTTGATGCAGCAGGTAAAGAAATAACCAATCATTTAGAGTTTTTCATTGCTAATGCTAGAGGTAATATTCAGGAATGGACTTACTGGGATCTTTCTTCGTTAGGCAAAGTTTCGAAAATTGAGTTTAATATGGCAGGTGACAGTGACAATGGTTATGGTTTCAGCCAACCGGCCTATTTTTGTTATGATGACGTAGCGGTAAGATTCTAA
- a CDS encoding DUF5074 domain-containing protein has product MRISVLSIIICFVLLSTSCREDERIIPSTPNQVTPGVSGTSVKGFFLLNEGNMGSNKATLDYFDYETGIYHKNIYAERNPGVVQELGDVGNDIQIYGNKLYAIINCSHFVEVMNVETAKHITQISIPNCRYIVFKDKYAYVSSYAGPVKIDPNARLGYVARVDTTTLTVKDTCVVGYQPEEMVIVGNKLYVANSGGYRVPNYDRTVSVIDLNTFKVIKTIDVGINLHRMELDQYGNIYVSSRGDYYDTYSETFVIDSNTDKVIEELPLLPNTEMAICRDSLYVYSTEWSYYTNSWTVSYAIYNTKTKKTDTRNFITDGTEKSIKIPYGIAINPETGEFFVTDAKDYVTPGTLYCFSRDGKKKWSVTTGDIPAHIAFTYKKLKEIE; this is encoded by the coding sequence ATGAGAATATCTGTTCTATCCATCATTATCTGTTTTGTTCTTCTGTCGACTTCTTGTCGCGAAGATGAACGCATTATTCCGTCAACTCCCAACCAAGTTACCCCCGGAGTAAGCGGTACCTCTGTCAAAGGTTTCTTTCTACTCAATGAAGGAAATATGGGAAGCAACAAGGCTACCCTTGATTACTTTGATTACGAAACCGGTATCTATCATAAGAATATCTATGCGGAACGGAACCCGGGAGTCGTACAAGAATTGGGGGATGTGGGAAATGATATCCAAATCTATGGAAATAAGTTATATGCCATCATCAACTGTTCTCATTTCGTAGAAGTGATGAATGTAGAAACAGCAAAACACATCACGCAAATTTCCATACCTAATTGCCGTTATATCGTCTTTAAAGATAAATATGCATACGTCAGTTCGTATGCAGGCCCTGTCAAAATAGATCCCAACGCCAGACTGGGGTATGTAGCACGTGTTGACACTACCACACTGACTGTCAAGGATACCTGTGTGGTCGGCTACCAGCCGGAAGAAATGGTGATTGTGGGCAACAAACTCTATGTAGCCAACTCCGGCGGGTATCGCGTACCTAATTATGACCGCACGGTATCCGTCATCGACTTGAACACATTCAAAGTTATCAAAACCATTGATGTGGGAATCAATTTGCATAGAATGGAATTAGACCAATACGGAAATATTTATGTCTCATCCCGGGGAGATTATTATGACACTTACTCCGAAACATTTGTAATAGATTCCAATACCGATAAAGTGATCGAAGAATTACCGCTTCTTCCCAATACAGAAATGGCTATTTGCAGAGATTCACTGTATGTATACAGTACAGAATGGAGTTATTACACCAACAGTTGGACAGTCTCTTACGCTATTTATAATACAAAAACAAAGAAAACTGATACCCGCAATTTTATTACAGATGGTACGGAAAAATCTATCAAGATACCTTATGGAATAGCAATCAATCCGGAAACAGGTGAATTCTTCGTCACCGATGCCAAAGACTATGTGACTCCCGGCACATTATATTGTTTCTCCCGGGATGGAAAAAAGAAATGGTCAGTCACAACCGGAGATATTCCTGCTCATATTGCTTTTACATACAAAAAACTAAAAGAGATTGAATAA